In Nematostella vectensis chromosome 3, jaNemVect1.1, whole genome shotgun sequence, the genomic window TCATGAGTCTTCGAGAAAACGGACAGGAAGTTCGTTGTGATCGTACATATTACAAAAACCCACCATTTCATTTCGCGCTTGTCGGCATTGAACCGCGCGCGTGGTCACCTTCGAGAATGTGGCGGCTTGTAAATTAATGACGTAAACAATTCTTAGAATTGAAATGTAAAGGCCTTTACGCAAGAACTTGTTTTCGTCCTGGGGAGAGAGCGCTCTAAGTCGAATTCTCTAGGACAGCTGAATGAGCTTGGCACAAGATCTTGTTTTCATCCTAGGCGATTGCGCATTAAGTTGAATCTTTTAGGGCAGTTGAGTTTACTTTGGCTTGAGTTTGgcgcaaatatttttttttctcccggAGAGTGCACTTGAAGTTGCGCAGAGGGGTTTTGACTTGCTCCTAAATCAGGCATTACCAGTGTTGTGTTTCCAcctttaacccattgactcctggcttttttggagctgaatttacaaaaaaacagactgaaaacagatacctccccccctattctgagttttatacagcccgtcaaagtcaaacacagctgcacctagtcagcggtatccaagctttccaacagtgctttgcggtctcCACTTTTAAtacctcgtcgttgtgctgaagccagcacaagttgatggttgcttgtaattttcatcaaaaatacagctatgagcatattaggagtgtctcaggacatcatgaagtcttttggggcataattgagtgctttgcttatggatatttgcaagcaaaggtggattcatgatgattttttcttgtttggctttgcccggatgagaaaataattttctaatgaatcaccacagctctcctaaatgctgtcttttctgaaaccaaattgattccaaaattgtttacactgctattctagGTCTGTATGagctggaattgatttgtttggcttcggggtgaaaatacttattaaaaaacatctgactttggggagaggagtgttgttTTCCcatggatctcccagaatgctttgcaatacgtaaagatattttcgtggttgtacaatcctttaaggaatggacattgtgttttgaggccaaggaaatgtacctggagggtcagaataaaggtatctatttgtgtcttgagctgtgtttgctgatctctctcccttgtgtggtattttgagtgttttattgagaggggtgattctgcttttctctccttgttcgatttgagatttgtcaaagaacctgtgctattatttggcttaagagtagatgccaacaccttggttggatgcatatctgcaagaccatttatcccttagactgatgcctgagtatcttcatcttgttgtgtttattttgaatttatgaattttttgggttgtgggtacttcccaaagccggtacaggccggttgaggggtcaatgtgtttactgACTACCATCTCATTCAACCATTTCCAGAGTACTGCGGATCGCAATGTTTCACCCGATCAGAATGATCATTTGGAAGAGAAACAActttgtgtaaaaaaaaaaaaaaaaaatattcgcGTTAAGGTCAAAGATAATTGCACCGAAAAACTCTCAATAACAAGACACGGAGTTTCAGGTCTAAAACATTTTATTCATTATACAAAAACATTGTGTACATAATCAGTGTGAACAATGCTAATTAGCGACGACTGCGAATGATTCAAAACGATTGGCAAACAGATAAGTGTTAGCTCAATTGCCGGCTCCGTTTTCAAAGGGTTCAGTTCATTTTACCCATAACACCAGCGAAAATGTCATAATATTTGTTAAATTCACTGATGTATAGATGAACAAGTGGAGGCTTTTTGAATTATTTAGGTCAATCTAGCGAtgaaaacagcaacaacgcAATTCATCCATGGGTCGGCGAGTTGTCCCTTATGCTAAATTCTCAGGGGGCTGTGTTTACAAACCAATCCACGTCATGTCCATGCTGCCCTGGTTCTAGAGCCTCGACCATCTtaatttagtggccagcggaGCTCAGTGCCGTCGCaagctcgctggccactaaattgagagacgttcgaggctctggaaccagaaCATAAATGCTAATTTCTTTCACTTTTGCATACAGCTCTAGTAGTGTTTGTATGGTGATGTTCCAAAAGCCTAACCAAACGAAAAAGGCGGAAAACGTCCACGGCGGGTCAGCACTCAAGGCCTAAAACGCTATGCGACAGACTCGTCAATTTATACGTCCGTCTATACATTGTAGTCCCGTGGAACAGAGGAACGCAGCTCGAGTTGAGTAAAAAGGGAGCGTGAGTTCGAATGAGCGGAATCCCACTGTATTTTGGATATTAGTCTCTAGTCACACTAGTGTTTTATCATGCTgtattctgattggttgacctaCTAGTGGACCATCAGTTATATTCTATAAGTTAGTGAGAGGTAACggatttgaaagaaaaaaaggcataTGACTAGACCAGATCTAATTAGCCTACTTATGTGATTTGACTATAACAGTTAGTCCAACCGCCTTCACGGCTATCGCCTTTGTCCTCACGGGCTAATAACTCGCGGATTGAATCAACGAAAATTGCTAAACAATAAGCGAATGTGAGCGGTACCTGACGAAACAGGAATCAGAGCTAATGGCAAATGGCATATGAAGAACAGTGAGTATACAAGGCTAATTGTTCCTCTTCATACCACGCCCTTGTTCTGTAATGCACATATACTGCGCACATACTGCGCGGACGAGTTCTGCGTGGAGGTATACCGGACTTCTCAGTAGACCAATGAAGCGTCCTCAATCACTGTCAAACTTGATGGAGTTCACGCTCGTATTGATGTTCCCTCCGCGGTAACTTCCTCTTTTCTTCTTCGTCTTCTCGTGTCGGAATGATTttcctgcaaaaaaaaaataataatagcatAATGGTTAAAAGTTCGCTGTAAACTTATGGCAGGGCGCCGAATCCTTCTAATTTACAGCAAATCTAATGTAATTAAAGGCATGGTTAGGGTGATTATTTTtcctttatctttttttcttatcttcTCTATGGTGGGAAGTATCTGCCTTCGCCAATGCGTATATAGTAATGCTTTGTTGTAGCGCTAATAAAGagttataaatataaataatttattGATTTCTAAAGCGCGTTCTAACATGACAAGATGATCGAACGCGCTTTACAATATATAGGATAGAACATAGGATATAATTACAATAAAATGTGGCAGattaattacaaaaaaatgatatatatatatatatataactaataaatataaaatttgaataaaatataacTATGGAGGACAATATCGGTCAAGAACTTAAAGGTTAAAAGCCTCCTTAAATAAGAAAGGTTTAAGCTGCGTTTTAaagtttgaaatatttttaccATTGCTAATTTCAAGAGGGAGGCTGTTCCATAGCTTAGGCGCGGATATCTCAAACGAGCGGTCACCGAAAGTGACTAAAGACTTAATTCTGGGCGGTTGGAGCTTTCCTCCACTGTTCGATCTTAGATTATACGCAGAATGTGGTTTTATTGTAACAAGTTCGCTTAAATATTGTGGTGCGATTCCGTGGATAGCCTTAAACGTTAATAGTAATATTTTAAACTTTACTCTAAACTCAACGGGGAGCCAGTGTAGCTGCCTAAGGAGTGGTGTTGTGTGGCTGCGTCTACTCTCACAGATGATAAGTCGTGCAGCTGCATTTTGAACTCGTTGTACTTTAGTGAGCTGGTATGCAGGTAGGCCATACAATAAGCTATTACTATAGTCTACCCGACTCGTGACAAATGCATGCACCAATGTCTGAGAGGTACGTATTCTTCTGATATTATGAAGGTGGAAAAACGACGCACTACAGGTCTTTGTGATGTGTGTAGCCATTGAGAATGTCTCGTCAAACCAGGATCCCAGATTTCTAACAGGCGTGGATTTCATTATCACATCATCACCTACGCTTATCCCAGCGATGTTAACCTTTAGCAGTTGCTGTCGAGTCCCGATAATCATGAATTCCGTTTTCTTGTCGTTTAGCATAAGGGAGTTCTTACGCGCCCATAATCTGACGTCGGCGATGCAGTTCTGCGTGGATTCCATAGCTTTCTCTTGGCTTGACGTACCAGAGGGACTGAACGACAGATATAACTGGAAATCATCGGCATAGGAGTGCGCCATAGGTAGATGCTTATCGATGACCTCAAGCAGACTGCTAACGTACACATTAAACAACAGTGGTCCGAGACAGGAGCCCTGTGGTACACCTTCAATATAGACACGCTGTGTGCGTCCTGACAGGTAAGACCTGAACCAACTAAGAGCAGTTTCGTTCACTCCGAGCCTATTCTGTAGGCGATGAAGCAGTGTGGTGTGGTAAACAGTATCAAAGGCGGAACGTGAAATCAAGCAGTACCAGCAGGGGTGGTCTGCTGTCTGTTCATGCTAAGAAGAATGTCATTGCGAACTCTCAGGGGAGCCGTCTCGGTGCTATGGTTTTTCAGATACGAGGACTGGAACATTGGGTAGAGGCCATGTCGATGCATATGGTCTTGTAGCTGAAGAGCCGCCGCGGTTTCAGTCAGTTTAGAGGCATAAGCCAAGTTGCTGACCGGGCGAAGATTGGCTTTGGTTTGCTCAAGGCCTTCCTTCTTTAGCAAGGGGTTGACGGGGCCATCCTTCCACTAATCGGCAAAAGAACCCGACTGAAGAGATAGATTGATCATAGACGTGATTACAGGAATCAATTCATAAAGACACTGGAAAACCAAACTTGTCGGCATCGGGTCTAGGGGACAAGATTTCTTAGAGCCTCGGTTAATGAGAGCCCGTACATCATCAGTTGTCAGTTCTTTGAAACGACTGAGTAGAGTACGTAAGATCTTCATGGCAATCAGATGGCTCTACGTCATCAACACCACTTCCCATCGCCTCATAGATAGTGTTAACTTTctgaataaaataattaacaatATCGTTAGCAAAAGATGTGCCGTCACAACCACTCGGTAACACGAAGCTTCTAGGTTGGGTCAGAAGCGCCTTAGTACACCTGAACAGCTTGCCTTGGTCATAGCTGTTGTTAAATATGAAGTCGGAGAGGTAACTAGTCCTTAGTTCATAGTTCATAGTTCTTAGCCTTCTTAAAGGAAGCTAGATGTTCGACGTTCCCTGTTTTCCTCTATTTTCTTTCCGCACGTCGCCTTACCCTGATGGCGGCACCTATGTCTTCGCCGAACCATGGCAGTCTTGGTCTGTTTGTGATGGTTTTGATCTTCACTTGAGCATGACTATCAAGCAGTGTTGATAGAGTCTGATTGTACTTCTTCACTATGCCATTGAGATCCGTCTTAGGGCTATGGTGGAGTTCGCTGCTGCGTAAATCATTTTTTAGCGTGTCAATGTTTATAGATTTAATCTTGCGAAAACTAACAGACTTGACAGAGAATGAAGGCTTCGAAGATTCAAGTCGGCAGTTGAAAATAGCATGATTAGAAAAGTACCGCCCAGTAGCAGGCGCACTCTGCAGAATAGTGTCAGTTTCCCTTGTCATAATAAGATCGAGCATGTGACCATGCTCATGCGTGGGGCCGCTGACATGTTGTGCGAGATTCATAGATTCGATAAGGTCCAAGAATTAAGTGGCATGAGCATCGTTAGGATCGTCTACATGTATGTTGAAATCTCCGACAATAAGGAGTTGCTCTGGGGAAAGGATAATGGACTCAAGGAATGTAGCAAACTCTCCGATGAATGTGCTGACAGTTACAGGGCGCTGCTCGGAGTGTGGTGGTCGGAGGTAGTTACCAGCTTGACATCAAATTTCCCGAAATTTACAGTAAATTCGAGATACTCAAACGAGCTCTCCTGTCCAGTGACAGTGATGTTTTCGTTGAATAGAATCCCATTTCTGCCTCCTTTCCTATCAGCACGCGGGTGGTCGACAAGCCTGTAGCCAGATGGGACTATCTCACACCTGGCTGCAACATCATTTGGCTGAAACCACGTCTCGAGTTTCTAGGGACCGCCATTTTCCACATGTATCTTCACATGTATCACATACATACAATTTAAACTTGCTAATACATTAACATACCTTTGGTGAACTTGAGGTCTTTGTTGGCCTTTTCTCCCCAATCTCCAGAGGCTCCTTTCTGTTGATATAAGAAAACACGATGATATCTAAGCAACACTATGACCACATGGACAACTGCGTTTTGGAATTGCGATTTTACAACTTGGAAGAATTCCAATCGAAAAACTACATTACATCTTCCGTAAACCAAAAATCTTCAATAAACGAGTTGTCAAACGTTTACAGAATCCTCATGCATTCCTAGTGTACACACAGTGATCTGCTACCCAACTATCGCAGCGACGACTAAACATTAGGTacgcagcggcgtagccaggatttttaacaggagggggcccaaaaggctctttcaaggcattttcttctgtatttgaaataatgtctcatacatttactgtatttttggctgctaaaagggggggccgggccccctgggccaccccctggctacgcccctgaacaCATATAGTAAAAGTAGCAGTAACATAGTGCAGATGACTTACCTTAGCTTCAAAGCTGTTGTCAGTGAGTCTGTGGTCAACCTCAATTTCCTCTTCAACTACACGGCGGAAAGGGGTCTTCTAAATGGAAAAACAATTCAATAGCATTTACACCAAGTCTAGAATGCTAAGGAATATGTTGCTTATTTGTTTAAAAtggcaaaatgttttttttttgtctttctgtCAAGATCATTGGCTCACTTTCTAAAAACTGACTTGACCTGACCTGACTTTCACGGCATCATGAAAACCAAGCAGGTAAGATGTGCAAACCTAcctcttttttatctttctttACTGATGCCGTTACAGCAGGAGTCGACGAAGCAACTGTGAGGACAGAATGACATTTCAGTCAGGAACAAGTTGTAACTGGACTTGATATAAGATTTAGTACCTGGTTTAGAGACCTTCGCGCTTTTTGGCCGCTTTGCTGGAGGTTCATCTTCACTGCTTGAATCACTTGAACTACTCTCTGTTCACAGAAGCAAAGGCAAGTGGAGTCAGTAAAGTGTATGAGCACACTTTTATCTTGGACTAAAAAAGTGCCAGGATTCACAGATATAGATACTGTAGGCATTACTTATATGTAGAGGTGATTGAAACCAGTTAGACTAGTAGGAATACATGAGAATTTCAGAATGTGCAGCATAATTCTATTATACTTCATAGCCAGCCTAAAATGCTTTAAaattctttaatgttttaagTTCCAGTGTTCCATTATATACGGTATTGTTtttgatggtggttgtggtggggGGTCGGGGGATAGTATCCCTATCCATTACACTACCTTCTTTAGCCTTCGTTTTAGTGCCATTTTTTAATTTAGATTTGGTCGGCATCTTTGTATCCTCATCACTGCTGTCATCAGATGAACTGTcatcttacaaaaaaaaaattaaggtaGCATTACTTTAAAATGGAAGAAAAATCATATTAACTATCATGAAATAATGTACCGCATCTTTGCTTGCTCAGTTTCACAACTATGTTAGTATGTACCTGAGCTAGATTCTTGTTTAGCTGGTGTCTTCTTTTCTTTGCTGACAGcttttttcttggatttttCTTCTTCATCGTCATCACTGCTATCATCACCTTGGAAAAAGTTTTACTAACTTAACATATGCacaactttttattttaagaaattaTGGCAAAATATACTGCTTGCGTCCTTGCAACCTAAAACATCAAATACCTGAGCTTGAATcctttttctctgtattttttgcaatttttttagcTTTCACATCTTCTTCAACACTGCTTgaatcatcactatcatcatctgcattataatacatatttttaaAGAGTAATATTGGTCTAATTTGATACAACtctagctgtctgtctgtcagtcTGTCTTGAAATGTTATTCAGTTGTTCAGCAAAAAAGAGGGTGCTGTACCTGAGCTAGACTCCGtctttccatttatttttggttttgCTTTTTCATCTTCGCTACTTTCATCCTCACTACTGTCCTCTTCTGAAAcaacaaaagtttttttttttttggaaagctTATAAATACTGCCtgctcatttggtaattttatattattattattttcatattaTATTTTGCCCTCCTTTAcaaattatgttttattttcaggtAGAAAACTTTTGTTAGGAAGCAAAACTTTATTGTACAGTATCAGTCTCTTCCAATGATTGCatataatatttttctaaGGTTTGACTTACACGATGTCAAATGTACCTAACCTTACAACGTCAAATGCTGCattttaaacgtttttttgttaaaaaatagaATGGTTTCTACCTAAAAGCTTGATTCTTTCTGAACTTGTTTTGATGGCGTTTTGACTGGCTttgcttattttttctttgcttCCTCACCTTCATCACTGCTATCACCTTCTGTAATGGAGTCATGACAGGTCAATGGAAAACTATATAATCTGCTTATACATTTTGTAAGCTCTAACTATATTCAATTTAATAACATAATCAAATTTATATAAACACGTAGCAAGACGTTCCCCAATAAAGATGTTTGATCAGTGCAGTACAGTTTTCTCAATTATAGTTTTGGAAGCTATTGTTTAAGCCTGTTACCTGTTTATAAATTTGTGATCTTTATTCActctaaaattaaaaatacagtACCTGAGCTAGATTCTTGTTTAGCTGGTGTCTTCTTTCCTTTCACATCAGCTTTTTTCTTGGGCTTTTCCTCTTCCTCATTGCTGCTATCATCTTctatagaaaaagaaatgactTCCCTTTTTAAACATATCCTGTATTATCTTCTTAACAAGGAACTATAACATTATGTGCATGCCCATGAAATGTGacataaaaaatcaaattGCAAGAGAGAAAATGATTTTATTGTGCTATATAAAATAACCTGAGCTAGATTCTTGTTTAGCTGGTGTCTTCTTCACTTTATCATCAGCTTTTTTCTTGGGCTTTTCTTCTTCCTCGTCGCTGCTATCATCTTCTTctatagaaaaagaaaagaattcCCTTGTTAAACATATCCTGTATTATAGTATATTCTTAACAAGGAACTATAAAATCATGTGCATGCCCATGAAATGTGACATAATAACCTGAGCTAGATTCTTGTTTAGCTTGTGTCTTCTTTCCTTTATTGTCAGCTTTTTTCTTGGGCTTTTCATCTTCCTCGTCGCTGCTATCATCTTCTTTtatggaaaaagaaaagaattcCCTTGTTAAACATATCCTGTATTACAGTATATTCTTAACAAGGAACTATAAAATCATGTGCATGCTCATGAAATGTGGCACAAACAATCAAATTGCAAGAGAGAAAATGATTTTATGGCGCTATATAAAATAACCTGAGCTAGATTCTTGTTTAGCTTGTGTCTTCTTTCCTTTATTGTCAGCTTTTTTCTTGGGCTTTTCATCTTTATCATCGCTGCTATCATCTTCTTCTATTAGGAAAAATTGTTAATCTTATACACAAGGAAATACAAATTTATGTAAATGTACAGGTGTCGCATACCCAGGATTGATTGATGGGGGTGCACAATCAtaagtatcatatggaaaaaggatagtgTATTTGACAATACTTTAAtcagaaatgacccactttttggcagccaaggggagggggtgtacCATGCACCCTACACAACCCCTGAGTATGGAAGTAATTTGTGTACATCCGTTGACAGCACTATCAAATTGTATACAATAAACTACTAAGTATGTACTGTGGCTCAAGTAACAGTGACAATACAAATGATTTATATAGTACAAACATGAATTTCATGCCCCTGACATCAAATCACCTGAACTAGATTCCTGCTTAGTAGGTGTCTTCTTTTCAACCTTTTTCTTTGGCTTTTCGTCTTCATCCTCGCCACTGCTATCATCATCTTTTATTTACAGTAAGAATGGTAGTTAAATGTGGTGAACAGTTTAACAGCATAGTTGAGGTAGACACCAATAGcaataaaaaagataataaagaaTGGTGCTAAATACCCGAACTAGAATCCTCGGTCGCCACCTTTTTTGCATCCATTTTAGGTTTCACTTTTTCCTCATCACTACTTgaatcatcatctttattaaAGTAAAGTTCATAATTTATATTCAACATACAAGAAATAAAGAGATTCACAGTTTGCATTATGTTGAGGCACATGATAACAATATATAAAAGTACAATTCTAATAATCAAATTACCTGAGCTAGAATCCTCAGTGGCAGCCTTTTTAGCATCCTTTTTAGGTTTAACTTCTTCCTCGTCACTGCTTGAATCATCctcttaagaaaaaaaagaaaatattaatttCAAACAAGATTAAAAGAAATCTCATCATGTGCAAGTGACTCAAGTTCTATATACTATAACAATACAACACGTACAAATAGTTTCACTCATAGATGCAGTACCTGAGCTCGAACCCTTAGTTGCCTTCTTAGTATCCTTTTTAACTTTCACTTCTTCATCACTGCTTGAATCGTCGTCTGCAGGGAAATAGGAGGATATAAATAGCATATCATATGAATTCTAGCCATTTGCCAACAGCACCAACATTGTAGTTATAAGCTTTTTGGCTACTGTCATCAGATGAGCCATCTTTTCGAAAGAAAAACAAGGAGGAATCAGAATGCAACTAAGGACTGTTCCAAAGTGGTTCTTccatttattcaatattttaagtAAAATCCACATAAAATCCTCTGCGCCACCTTTTTGGCATCCATTTTAGGTTTCACTTCTTCCTAATCACTACTCGAATCATCATCTTTAGAGTAAAGTTCATAATTTATATTCAACATACAAGAAATAAAGAGATTCACAGTTCGCATTATGTTGAGGCACATGATAACAATATATAAAAGTACAATTCTAATAATCAAATTACCTGAGCTAGAATCCTCAGTGGCAGCCTTTTTAGCATCCTTTTTAGGTTTAACTTCTTCCTCGTCACTGCTTGAATCATCCTcttaagaaagaaaaaagaaaatcaattTCAAACAAGATTTAAAGAAATCTCATCATGTGCAAGTGACTCAAGTTCTATATACTATAACACAATACAACACGTACAAATAGTTTCACTCATAGATGCAGTACCTGAGCTCGAACCCTTAGTTGCCTTCTTAGTATCCTTTTTAACTTTCACTTCTTCATCACTGCTTGAATCGTCGTCTGCAGGGGAATAGGAGGACACAAATAGCAATCAGATGAATTCTAAGCCCTTTGCCAACAGCACTAGTTATAAGCTTTTTGGCTACTGTCATTAGATGAGTCATCTTTtcgaaagaaaaacaagaaggAATCAGAATGCAACTAAGGACTGTTCCAAAATGGTTCTTCCATTTATTCAATATTATTAGTAAAATCCACATAGAAACCTAATATAACCCACAGCAGTAAGTGTGAGATGTTACAACAGTATGTACGAAAGGCAAACAAGGCAAATACACCCTCAAATTACCCTAAATTACAAATTACATTTATGAGGCCTCTTTTGCATAAAAATGGTTGAAATTTCCACAACAAACAGATACATTATCCAACTTCATGACAAAATTGTAATTTAACcatatctaaaaaaattcgaGGAATTCAGCTAATTACCGCTGGCTGTCAATTAAGCTGAAAATGCCTATTTTCACTCTAGAGAGAATGTTACCCAATATTAATTCAGTATATAATACCtaatgataaaataaaacttttcatCAGAGTGCgccaaaaaaattgaaatgcgAGAAGTTGGTTgcgaaaaatcaaaattaaagTTTCGCTCAAGATTATTCCGCAATGAAATATAAATCCATGGCACACTTTGATGAAAAGTTTCTAAATAATTTCTAGTTTTTGAAGGCCAAGTTTCAGTTTGATTGAATAAATTCTGATACAGATAGAGCATATTTTGAGAAAATCGAACGCACTGTTGTTTTGCACGAGCAGCAAGTGGCACAGCAGTATGAGAAATCAGAGAGCTTCTGATGACAAAACTTCAATCATTTCCTGGGAATCGTGACTTTGGAAAGGAGATTTGGTCAATATGTGTCAAACTAGCTGCATGGGTCCACTTTGATGGCCACTGTTTTTGAAGCTTGAGTATAAAATAATTGGTGCGAAACTTCCTTCACAAAGCAACTTTGATTTAGAATATCTCGAAAATGAAAAGCACTAAGACACTCAAATTTTCAGGATTTCATATTAATATTATACAAAGGCAATCTACTGTTAAAATTTAAAGGCAAGTTGTCTTTCCTTTCGTATCGCCTTAAAGCACAGCTCTTAAAATACTGGCTACCATGCCACTTTCTACATTATACAGTATGACAGTGGCACATATTTAACACTAATAATCACTATCAAATGTGATGACTCACGTGAAAACGTACCTTAGAGCTTCTCAATTCTGCGAATTAACCCGCGAAACGGGCGCGGGCGTTCCGCGAAACGGGCGCGAGCATTCCGCGAAATAAGCGTGAGCATTCCGCGAGATAAGCGCCAGCATTCCGATGGGCGCGAGCTTTCCGTGAGATAGGCACGAGAGTTCCGCGAGTCAGGCGCGAGCTTTTGCAAAACGGGCGCGAGCCTTTCGTTGTTGAGTCGCGAGCACATAATgtaacaatcggcaaaagggCTGAATCTTTCGATTTCCAAAGTCGGTGAAGTGCGATAGACATCTACTGAGATCTatacctaaaaaaaaagcctctCTTAGGatagaagtaaacaagtaCTGTAAGCAAGTATTTGAGTTTGGTTTCGTTGAGATCTCGAGTGCTAGCGAGGGAATCGAACGGCAAAGTTGCTACGATGCTACATCAAGACAATAGCGCTATTACCAATCGCATCTTGAGGGATAGCTTGATATCGACTCTGACAGTTTGACATTAGTCGGAAGATGTTTCGCTCGAAGCCTTGGTTGGTTCGCTAGAAGCCATATACTTGGTTAAGAAAACAACGTTTAAACATACTATGGTTTAAATATATAGAatcataaataaaattttattaaatcTAGTCGTagtaaagttatttttctacatatacactcgaacaacgaTG contains:
- the LOC116614186 gene encoding nucleolar and coiled-body phosphoprotein 1 isoform X35, which codes for MAESIGVPSDTYPYIYAFLIENKLAKTAKLLKKEVGTELTSVDGKDGLMQWYEAWNQAHQVSHQAKRKRNDNKKSQPPRKKRKTEDVSSSSSDDDSSSDEEVKVKKDTKKATKGSSSEDDSSSDEEEVKPKKDAKKAATEDSSSDDDSSSDEEVKVKKDTKKATKGSSSEDDSSSDEEEVKPKKDAKKAATEDSSSDDDSSSDEEKVKPKMDAKKVATEDSSSDDDSSGEDEDEKPKKKVEKKTPTKQESSSEEDDSSDDKDEKPKKKADNKGKKTQAKQESSSEEDSSEDESSEDEKAKPKINGKTESSSDDDSDDSSSVEEDVKAKKIAKNTEKKDSSSGDDSSDDDEEEKSKKKAVSKEKKTPAKQESSSDDSSSDDSSDEDTKMPTKSKLKNGTKTKAKEESSSSDSSSEDEPPAKRPKSAKVSKPVASSTPAVTASVKKDKKEKTPFRRVVEEEIEVDHRLTDNSFEAKKGASGDWGEKANKDLKFTKGKSFRHEKTKKKRGSYRGGNINTSVNSIKFDSD
- the LOC116614186 gene encoding nucleolar and coiled-body phosphoprotein 1 isoform X3 — its product is MAESIGVPSDTYPYIYAFLIENKLAKTAKLLKKEVGTELTSVDGKDGLMQWYEAWNQAHQVSHQAKRKRNDNKKSQPPRKKRKTEDVSSSSSDDDSSSDEEVKVKKDTKKATKGSSSEDDSSSDEEEVKPKKDAKKAATEDSSSDDDSSSDEEVKVKKDTKKATKGSSSEDDSSSDEEEVKPKKDAKKAATEDSSSDDDSSSDEEKVKPKMDAKKVATEDSSSDDDSSGEDEDEKPKKKVEKKTPTKQESSSEEDDSSDDKDEKPKKKADNKGKKTQAKQESSSEEDDSSDEEDEKPKKKADNKGKKTQAKQESSSEEDDSSDEEEEKPKKKADDKVKKTPAKQESSSDDSSNEEEEKPKKKADVKGKKTPAKQESSSEGDSSDEEDSSEDESSEDEKAKPKINGKTESSSDDDSDDSSSVEEDVKAKKIAKNTEKKDSSSGDDSSDDDEEEKSKKKAVSKEKKTPAKQESSSDDSSSDDSSDEDTKMPTKSKLKNGTKTKAKEESSSSDSSSEDEPPAKRPKSAKVSKPVASSTPAVTASVKKDKKEKTPFRRVVEEEIEVDHRLTDNSFEAKKGASGDWGEKANKDLKFTKGKSFRHEKTKKKRGSYRGGNINTSVNSIKFDSD
- the LOC116614186 gene encoding nucleolar and coiled-body phosphoprotein 1 isoform X21, producing MAESIGVPSDTYPYIYAFLIENKLAKTAKLLKKEVGTELTSVDGKDGLMQWYEAWNQAHQVSHQAKRKRNDNKKSQPPRKKRKTEDVSSSSSDDDSSSDEEVKVKKDTKKATKGSSSEDDSSSDEEEVKPKKDAKKAATEDSSSDDDSSSDEEVKVKKDTKKATKGSSSEDDSSSDEEEVKPKKDAKKAATEDSSSDDDSSSDEEKVKPKMDAKKVATEDSSSDDDSSGEDEDEKPKKKVEKKTPTKQESSSEEDDSSDDKDEKPKKKADNKGKKTQAKQESSSEEDDSSDEEDEKPKKKADNKGKKTQAKQESSSEEDDSSDEEEEKPKKKADDKVKKTPAKQESSSEDDSSNEEEEKPKKKADVKGKKTPAKQESSSDDDSDDSSSVEEDVKAKKIAKNTEKKDSSSGDDSSDDDEEEKSKKKAVSKEKKTPAKQESSSDDSSSDDSSDEDTKMPTKSKLKNGTKTKAKEESSSSDSSSEDEPPAKRPKSAKVSKPVASSTPAVTASVKKDKKEKTPFRRVVEEEIEVDHRLTDNSFEAKKGASGDWGEKANKDLKFTKGKSFRHEKTKKKRGSYRGGNINTSVNSIKFDSD